In the genome of Brachypodium distachyon strain Bd21 chromosome 3, Brachypodium_distachyon_v3.0, whole genome shotgun sequence, the window AAACAAACAACAGAGGCCCCCGAACCGACCACGACTTGCCAAAGAGTTAAGCCCACGCGTATTCCACACCAGAATTTTCGGGTTAGACGACGACATAGGTACAATCTACACAAGACCACCCACCATACAACCGGCCGAACGCAGCCTAGGTGACCAccgtcaccgccgcctcctcagCCAAAATGTCAGGCGAGACCTCAGGCTCCCACCCAAACAAAGACAAAATGGCCCCAATATGATCCGAAGACAAAGGACGCTCAAAGAGCTTAATGTACGCCGACAACGAATCCTCGGTGATCTTCTCCCCCTCAAGAGCAaggcccagcctggagataaGAACCTTCTGCTGCCTCTTGACGGAAGAACCACCAGCACGTCGTGTCGCCACCCGGATGCTCCGACGCAGGGGGCGAGCCGGACACGCCTTGGCCTCCGGCTGTTGGCGCCTCCTAAACGCCGGGGAGCGAGGCTGCGGAAGAGGAAGGACAGCCACGCTCGGCCGCCGACAAACCCGACGGAAATCCACCAGCCTAGTCTCCACATCGTCTGAGTTCCCCTCCACCGAGTTAGCCGATGCCGAAAGAGCAGAAGCCACCGTAGGCACACTCACACAAAAAGTGTCCATCATCGGCTGGGCAATAGCCGGCTCATCCACACCCAAGGGGGGGAATGAGAGAGGGGAGCCCACATCCACCGTAGAGCAGACCGAAAAGGCCTTTTCCGAGAGCAGCAGGTAAACATCGCAACCTCCGGGTCAGGAAGTGTGAGCACCTGACGCGCGGCCACGTTCCTCGACGAGTAAATGACCAGCGGCCTGATACCATCCTCCAGCATCATGGGATCAGACCCACTGTCTGGGACGTCCACTTGGGGCGGGGAGGAGCAAACGACAGCCGCATCAAAAGCATTGGACCTTGCCGAGGGCCAAGGAGCGACCTGGATGACCGGCGGCAGCCCCGCCCGGCGCCAGAAACCAGCCTGTCCACCGCGTGCCGTGCCGCTGCCCCCAAACTCCCCATCCACCACACCACGCTGACAGGCGAAGGAGTGAGTGCGCGGCTGCCGAGGAGAAGGGCCGCCACCCGGATCCCTGTCAGGGTCGTTGCTGTCACCCGAGGTCGAACCACCCTCCGAAGATACGTCCGTGAACGCCTCCATGTCCGCGACGCGCAGAAGGTGAACGACCACCGGATAGTCCAGCACGCTGACCGCCACCGGAACCATGGCCTCACGAGGCACCCTGAGGTCATCCTCACTCGTGTCATAGGGAGCCGGAGGTTCCGGGATCCCCCACCAACAGCTCCCGAGCGATCCTCTCCGGATTATCGGTCCACGCAATAACCAAAAACCGACCCATGTCCGCTCGCGAGGCAGTCTCCATACCGATTCTCTCCACCCAACAAGAAGGACCCAGGATGTAATCCGCTGTGCCCGTAACCAACGCGTGCGCCGGAACCCCGGCCATCTCCACATGCACCCTGTAACGGAAGGGGCGCAAAGTAGCACCTAGCTGCCGGTTCCATCTGTTGAAGCTCAGCGAAAAGCCGCTCCCCTGGATGACACCAGTACCTAATAGGGCACCACAAGCCGCCGAATTGGAGCATACACACAAGAAATTGGCCGGCCATAACCGGTGGATTGTGAAGCTCTCGGCCGCCAGGGGACAAGCACGGACGATGAGGGCAGAAACCGTCGATGCTGCCACCGTCCCCCGACCACCAACCACATGGACCACCAGACTGGAAGACAGAGCAGCCTCTGCCTCGTCCACAGCCGCCGACATTGGAAGGATGCATCTTTCCAGTCGCGCCCTCCTCTCCAGAGCACCAACCGGGCGGGCCACTTCCACCGTCAGCTCCACCACCGGCACCACTGGGGCGGAGGGCGACAGGACCCGCACAGCAGGAACCGCAGGGGCCGGTTTGGCCGGCAAGGCGGCGCCTTTACCAACAGCCCGAGCAGGAGCAGAGGGCCGGGTAGCCAGCACGACAGGGGCAGAAGGCAAGGCAGGCACCGCGGAAGGGGGAGAAGACCGGCGCACCGTGGCGGCGACcagcctcgccggcggcgccagtGGAGGGCTCCGCGGCCCCCGATAATCCCTCGCCACGTGCCCCTCTTTCAAGCACCTACGGCACCGAGATGGATTCCGGCACAAGGCCGCCACATGGTCCTCTTCCAGGCAGTTGAAGTACCTGCCGGCCATCACCTGCGGCAAGTCGCTCCGGATCACAAGCGCCGGCAGCACCGGGCTCAAGCGACGGCGGCTCCTCGGCCGCTTCTTCCCAGACCGCTGCCAGCCACcatcctcctccggcgacacAGCCCGGCCGCCAAGGCGCTCGGCCCCCGGAATCCGCCCAGCAGGCCCAACCACCACCGAAGCCAGCCGCGCCTCGCCAGCGGCAGGGGCGAGGACCTCCACCTGACCGCGGACCACCTCGCAGAAGGAGCGCGCCGAGCGGGAGCCATCGGAAGAGCACGGGCTCAAATCCACACGCTCCTGCCCACCCGGTGGACTCGGCAGGGGGGAGAACTCCATGGAAACGCGAGGGTGCGAAGGCAGACGGGGAGAGAGAGGTGAAGGTGGGCGCCGTCGTCGGAGtgacgccggcgcgggggtggacgccgtcgccggagtggcggcggcgggggtggggATCGCCTCCCGCGTCGCCTACCTAATCGCCAGAGCAAACCCTTGACCAGTGCCTAACCAGCCTCAATGTATGTACTGACACTGTGAGATGAATTAATGATGTGTGGAGTTCAGACGCTGTCCTTACCGCATTTTTCTTTGGTTCTTGACCGGCGTCACTGCTCCTTTCTTTCTCCAGTTCACTACCCAGGGAAAATATAGAGCGTTCTCGTGCCTGCCATGGGTTATGGATCAAACTATTTCTCTAACTGAACTATTAAAGCCTTCATTCAAGCTTGAGACCAATAACTGAATTATTGTTCTGCTTAGCCAATATAAATAATGGGTGACATATATTCTCTCCTTCAAAGCTGGaacagttctttttttttttcaaaccatTTAAAGCTTGAACAGCAAGAAAGATTCCCTGTCCCAACTGTGCATGGATTGGTCTGCCTTCCATGTGTATTTGTTAAATCTGCCTCATACATTCTTTGACCCATCCATGATGCTAGTGCTCCCTGAGATGCATGATGTTATTCCAGTAAACATTTGGTTGTCTAAGTAAAAGTGAGTGTATGAATGAATTATATAACAAACTTATTTGTATTGTGAGCGGAAAATAAAAGGCTTCTTCCGGTGCTACCGGCTTAACTTTTCCAATTTGTTTTGGTTGCAGTAAAGAATGTCAGGCCAGACTGCCTAAACTAAAAGTGGTGAATTAGGGGTGTGTTTGGATGCTGGAATATGGTGGAATGGAATAGAACCATTCCAGCTTTTTGAGTGGttcttgtgtttggtttgtAGAACATGCAAAAGTAGAATGGAACCAGTTGGTTCCCCTCAAACAGGAATATTCTTTCAATATGCGGAACCAAGTGATAACTCGTAAACGTAGGTATTGGTTCGTTCCTGGTGGAACTGGTGGGTCCCAGATGATTCTCGACCCgttgtctctctctctctcctatCCACCTCCGTCCTGACCCTCTTTGGCTCTCTGTCTCCCCATCGTCTCCTCACGGAGAGgatgccggcggcggggggttCTTCAAGGGCGGCCGGCGACAGAGGCACGGCAGAGAGGGTCTGCTTGGGGGTGTTGCAGGGAGCGGAAGAACCGGCAGCGAGGCAGGTGTTGCACGGAGAGGACGCAAGCGGGGGCTGTAGGGAGAGAAGGCCGACGGAGCGGCTGCGGTAGAGGAGGCAGGCGCAGGGGGTGTTGTAGAGGACACGCACGACCGACGACGGGATCGACAGCGCGCAAAGGAAGCTTCTCCGTCCGCCGGAATCGACGGCGAGAAGGGTCCGTGGTCCCTAGCCGGGGAGGGGGGAGGATTCAGCAGCGAGCAAGGGAGGCGTCTGCCATGGCTGGGGAATCGGCAGCGCACGTCGGTGAGCAGGTCGACGGAAACCTGTGCGCCCAATATTGATGAAAGATGAAATTGAGGAAGAACCATTCCGTTCTCTCTAGTTCCACGAACCGAACAAAATTCGCAGTTGTTCTATTTTTCCCAACCAAACACTGTGATGGAACCATTCAATTCTATCCCGTTCTTATATGAATGGAATGGTCCACTTGGTTCTGAAACCAAACATAACCCAGAAGTACGCTGGAGAACCGTATGAAAACGTGGCCGCATGATGTGTCTGAATAGGCCATACTTTGCCCTCTGGTTTTCCCAATTCCCATGCGATGGATTTTTGTATGCAATAAAACCTGGCATAAGCTGCATAGTAGCTTTTTGTCTATGATGGGCTGAGCTCTTTGAACAAAAACAAttagtgaaaaaaaaactaaaagttgGAAATAACAAAACATGACAAGACTATTGGCATCTACCAAGACAAAGACCATGTACTTTTTAACACAAGACTTGCAAACCATTTTCTTTGTGAGTCTCCCCTCCCCAACTCGGGCTCAACATAAAACATCGTACTTAAATCCTCTTGCACCACCAAAGTAAAGAAATCTTCACGAAGCCATTGAAATGTTCTGTTCCTTGAAATAACAGACATAATACATgaatgaagaaaaacaaacaaaaaacaatatacacaAAAGCCAACAAAATACACAAAACGCTTGCGGTGGAAATAAAAGACATAATACATGAAtggagaaaaacaaacaaaaaataaccACACAACAAAATTTACTAACAACCCCCTTTAGGCCTTCACTATAAATAAACTTGCCTGGTGGGTCAAAAGGTAAAAAAGCCCCAACCCCCAGCCGACCCAGGAGGAcacccacctcctcctccgcgcaaGAAACGCCAAATGGCGGCCGACTTGCAAGGAAGCGGCGTGCCTTCGCGGGTGCTCTGCCTGGAGCCCGGCGCTCAGAGGTGGACCGACGTCTCCGTGCGCGTTCTCCCCTACCTCCAGAACGCCGTCGCCCGCGGGTGTACCGTCACCAGGATGCCCCTCGCCGGTGGCCACTTCCACGTCTACGACTTCACCCTCATGAGGCGCTACATTGAGGCCCAGCCCACCAGCAGCGTGCCGCTCGCCTGGTACGACGAAGGCGGCACCGCCTTCTTCCCgcccggcccggccgccggcgtcccGGTGGCGGCAAGCGCCGAGAGCTGCACGGTCAGCGCGCACGATGCCGTCAGCGTCGTCCGCAGCTGGACCCTGGACAtggcggcggtcaccggagcGGAGATCTCCGTCCCAGGAAAGTCGGCGCTGCGCATGTTCCGGGAGAAGGAGATGGTAATGGGGCTCAACGGCGTCAAGCTCGGCTGGTACGGCGCCTCCCCCGGGGACGTGAGGATGGCCAGCGCAGGCTTGTTCCGGAGCCCCAACTGGCACCTTCTCGGGGCCCAGCGCGCGCACGGCCGCGGCCTGCACTTCTCACCCCTCAGGTTCCCGCATCTTAGGTGAGCCCGTTCTCTTGGATTGGATCTTCAACGATTGGTACAAGAATTGGGGGTGTTTCCTGGTCTGCAACACGAGTTCTTGATTCTCTTTGTCTGCTGCCATGGTTCTGAATTTCTTGGAGCAAATGGAGGGTGGTCGTGATATTGCTCAAGAACTGCGAAATCGCAGCTCGAATCGTATAAGAATCAATCAAATGATAGGCTGGTCGACAAGAATGGAGAGTTCCTTGATTACCTAAAATTAGTAACATGTTTCACATGAGTACGGTAATGGGGATAATTCGACATAAGTTCTTGGTCTGAGGAAATGCCAAACAGAAATAGCATGAGCAAGAACTACGATTTGAAAGAAGATTAACAAGCTTTGCATATCCTCGAAATCTAATAAAGTTGGGACTCTTTTCTGCTCTGCTTTCCGGTTCTAGTACGGGAGAAGGATATAGTTGTTTTTCGCTACAGCATCTTCAGTTCGATTTGTAACCGAACGGTTTTGTAGCAAGTCTGCAGTAGTGACAGAGCAAGGGGAGTCCTTGAGTTGAACAAATCAAATAGTAATAGTATGTGCAGGAACTGCAATTTCTTTTGCATCGTCTCATAAAATGAGTTTGTTAATGGCAATGGAGGAACTGTTGCTAGTTTCTATTTGGTTAAGTTGTGCATCTCCAAATTTCAGTCCGATGATGTTACCAACATTTGGATATGTCAGATAAATGCAGAGTTTTGGGAAACCAAGTTGAGTTGTTGATCTGTAATGAGTGCCAGACAGTTTCTGAATGTGTACGGTTGCAACACTTAGCGGAGAAACCCGATGAGCTAACTTGAAATTTTCATTTCAATTAGCATGGCCATAGCTGAGGCATATCACAGCGGTGAAGCATGGGTGTTGCTGTGCCGCATCTTGCAGGGCGTGCCAACGGCCATCCATGCCGGATCAAACCAGTCCCAAAACATGTTACCTGGCCCTGGCCTCCAGTCTGCTGGTAGTCTTGACAACATGCTCAATCCAAGCTGGTACGTTGTATGGGCTGAAGACATGAACATGTGCGTTCTCCCAATGTGCATGGTGAGCTTCATGAAACGCCCAGTGGGCCCAAGTTGAGGTACTTGTCTGAAATGGTGTGATCTATGTTACTGGAGTTCGTAGTGTTTGTCTAAATGTAACTTTTGTCTCTTGCGTTTTGAACTTGGTGTTAGGATCACTGGTACTTGTCTGAAATGGTGTTACTTGAAGAAGTTGCACAAGGAGATCAAGAGGGTTCTGCCGTCCTCTCAGTTGCAGCTTTTGGACAATTTGTTCGATAGTAACACGGTAATTAACAGCttttaaagtttttttttctgaacatttcatttcatttagATAGTTCACTTGGATTACTGGCTGGCACATTTCTCTCTATGACTCAGATGTCAGAATAGAGAATTTTCACAAGGATGGAGACATGGCATGCAACCATTTACCACTGTTTGTGTTGGTGTGACTAGTTTTGCAGGACTGTCCAAGAGacaaatcaaagaaaaaagaacacccTTGTTTTATGGTGGAGAAATATTGGAGGAAAACTTTATTTGCTTTATTGTGTGCTAGCAGATCATTTACT includes:
- the LOC104584099 gene encoding uncharacterized protein LOC104584099, with product MAADLQGSGVPSRVLCLEPGAQRWTDVSVRVLPYLQNAVARGCTVTRMPLAGGHFHVYDFTLMRRYIEAQPTSSVPLAWYDEGGTAFFPPGPAAGVPVAASAESCTVSAHDAVSVVRSWTLDMAAVTGAEISVPGKSALRMFREKEMVMGLNGVKLGWYGASPGDVRMASAGLFRSPNWHLLGAQRAHGRGLHFSPLRFPHLR